GGGAGTCGTGAACCACGAGAAGATTCGGCCCGTGCTATCCGATTATGTCCCCAGAACGGTTGCTAGCAAACTCTTGAAACAGTTTGACAGCACTTGCAAACAGTTTCTGAACTTGAGAGTCGCTGACGGGTTTGTCCTCGCAGGCGTCGATCGGCAACAGACTTTGCAAGCCTCGGCTGCATTAGCTCACGAGCTAGCTATCGAGTGTTTAGCCACCAATGTGTCATTCCGACAGGTGTCTCAGCACCGGAGGAATCCGGCTTGCAGAAGAGTTGGCTCAACCTGAGATCAAACCAGATTCCTCGGTCGCTGGAAGCTCGGTCGGAATGACACATAACGTGAAAAACGAATAATCCAAAAAAATTCACAAATCGATTCAACCCCATCCCACTTGAATGACGAAGGAGAATAGTAGTCGACCCGGCGTGGACGTCACTGTTAATCTGCGACGACTACAGCAAGTTTAACGAAGCTTTGAATTGAGCTCATTCGTTAGCTGCGAAAACGCCGGGCAACACCGCCTGAGGAAGCTGCTCCAGTGGCCACCAAGTACGGAACTGTATTGGCACTGACAGCGTTGGCCGTGGTCCTGATTCGCTCGCTGAGAGGCGCGGCGAGTTTCGACACGGCAATCACGACGGCGGCATGCTGGATGGCACTGTTGGGTGCCGTCGGCGTGGTCGTGGGCATCATCGCCCAGGCCACGATCGACGAATCCGTCCGACTGCAGATGGAAAAGCAGTTGGCGGAACTGTCGAAAGACACCAGCACGCAAAGCAACTAATCTCAAAACAATAAAACATACGGCGAGAAGGATTCTCGCTAGCCAATCCGACTCGCACGCTATTCTGCCTCTGCGAGTTTGGAAAGATCACGGAGGATTGCATGGCACTTGTGGCTGCACGACAAAAGATGGCCCCCCAGGAAGAGATCGACCTGGTTTGGGACGAATACAAGCGAGATCCCAGCAGCCGCGAGTTGCGCAATCGATTGGTGGAGAATTACCTCCCGCTAGTAAAATACAATGGCGAACGCATCTGGTCGCGTTTGCCTGATGGCGTCGAACTCGACGATCTGATCTCCGCCGGTGTGTTCGGCCTGATGGATGCGATCAAAGCCTTTGATCGCTCCCGCGGCGTCAAGTTCGAGACCTACTGCGTTCCGCGTATCCGCGGGGCGATGCTCGACGAGCTCCGTAGCATGGACTGGGTGCCTCGTCTGGTTCGCTCCAAGGCGAGCAAGCTGGCAGCCGCCGTGAAGAAGCTGGAAACCGAACATGGCCGCAGCCCCACGATCCATGAACTGGCCGCCCATATGGAAATGAGCGTGCCTGACCTTGAGAAGATGGTCCAAGAGGCAAACGCTGTCGGCCTAATCAGCCTCAACAAAAAGTGGTACGAAACGGACAGCTACAAGGATGTCCGCGAGATCGACATTCTCGAAGACAAGAAGGGCGAAGACCCGACCCGCCGGATCCAAAAGTCCGACCTCATGCGGCTTGTCA
The Lacipirellulaceae bacterium genome window above contains:
- a CDS encoding FliA/WhiG family RNA polymerase sigma factor translates to MALVAARQKMAPQEEIDLVWDEYKRDPSSRELRNRLVENYLPLVKYNGERIWSRLPDGVELDDLISAGVFGLMDAIKAFDRSRGVKFETYCVPRIRGAMLDELRSMDWVPRLVRSKASKLAAAVKKLETEHGRSPTIHELAAHMEMSVPDLEKMVQEANAVGLISLNKKWYETDSYKDVREIDILEDKKGEDPTRRIQKSDLMRLVTKGLNRNERLIIILYYYEEMTMKEIGATLDLSESRVSQMHSAIVSRLQGQLGRRRPEFGT